One Fusarium falciforme chromosome 12, complete sequence DNA window includes the following coding sequences:
- a CDS encoding MFS domain-containing protein: MHNVVHETKGPQLFNDGAQKDQETGSTLVVDAAAERAYVKRMDMYLLPFLSIMYFFNAVDRSNLGNAETDGMSKDLGFVGEQFSLLILLFYVPNGLCDLPLNLLTKRFSGRVMLPALMVGWGAMALLQAAVKNFGGMLAIRLLLGAFEAGFFAGAVFYLTLFYTRGELGFRIALFFGSALLASAFSGLISFGVFQIHHPKVTGWMWLFLIEGAMTVIFGVIAFWWLPASPQTAWFLTEDQRRVATLRSLRDGSGKINEEFNLRQCFKSWNSWKFLVWCVISLTYPVAFATTANFLPLVLRRLGYSVVVTNLLTVPPNVAGFLVLLAVTYSSDRNRERTFHIVGSLVLSLTGLLVLAIIDAQAHVGVAYFACFMLAGGAYIPSCLVHSWHNNNNMSENSRAATTGLLVGLGNIGGILSAGTFRTTYAPRYAPTLIATAACNVTCIFFTLGLGLWMRKQNSKKNQEQGVVLRAEDVDTNELRDGEDDPKWRYFV, encoded by the exons ATGCACAACGTAGTTCATGAAACCAAGGGCCCCCAGCTCTTCAATGATGGCGCTCAGAAAGATCAAGAAACTGGCTCAACCTTAGTCGTTGATGCCGCTGCTGAACGGGCTTATG TCAAGAGAATGGACATGTACCTGCTGCCTTTCTTGAGCATCATGTATTTCTTCAATGCTGTCGACCGG AGCAACCTTGGAAACGCCGAGACAGACGGAATGAGCAAGGACCTGGGGTTCGTTGGAGAGCAGTTCTCTCTTCTGATTCTGCTTTTCTACGTACCCAATGGCCTCTGCGATCTTCCTCTTAACCTTCTCACCAAAAGATTCTCTGGTAGAGTAATGCTTCCCGCTCTCATGGTCGGCTGGGGGGCCATGGCGCTGCTGCAAGCCGCAGTCAAGAACTTTGGGGGCATGCTGGCCATCCGTCTGCTCCTTGG CGCCTTTGAAGCAGGGTTTTTCGCTGGTGCCGTCTTCTACTTGACACTTTTCTACACCCGTGGCGAGCTCGGTTTCCGTATTGCCCTGTTCTTTGGAAGTGCACTCCTTGCTAGTGCTTTTTCTGGCCTCATCTCATTTGGTGTCTTCCAAATTCATCACCCCAAAGTCACTGGGTGGATGTGGCTGTTTCTCATTGAAG GTGCAATGACTGTCATCTTTGGAGTCATCGCCTTCTGGTGGCTACCAGCGAGTCCCCAGACCGCTTGGTTCCTCACAGAAGATCAGAGACGGGTTGCCACTCTTCGATCTCTCCGAGACGGCTCTGGAAAGATTAACGAAGAGTTCAATCTTCGGCAATGCTTCAAGTCGTGGAACAGCTGGAAGTTCCTCGTCTGGTGTGTTATTAGCTTGACTTACCCCGTTGCCTTTGCCACCACTGCCAACTTCCTGCCTCTCGTTCTTCGTCGACTTGGCTACTCAGTCGTTGTCACCAACCTTCTGACTGTGCCACCCAACGTCGCCGGCTTCCTGGTTCTTCTGGCTGTGACCTACAGCTCAGACAGAAACAGAGAGAGAACCTTCCACATCGTTGGAAGTCTCGTCCTGAGTCTGACAGGGCTTCTTGTGCTGGCCATCATCGATGCTCAAGCACACGTTGGTGTTGCGTACTTCGCATGCTTCATGCTGGCTGGAGGAGCATACATCCCCAGTTGTCTTGTGCACAGTTGGCATAACAACAACAATATGAGTGAAAACTCTCGAGCTGCGACAACTGGACTTCTTGTTGGTCTTGGAAACATTGGAGGAATCCTCTCAGCTGGAACGTTTAGGACAACTTATGCACCTCGCTATGCTCCTACCCTGATCGCCACGGCTGCTTGTAATGTGACCTGTATCTTCTTCACCCTGGGACTCGGGTTGTGGATGCGGAAGCAGAATAGCAAGAAGAACCAGGAGCAGGGCGTTGTTCTCAGAGCCGAGGATGTGGATACGAATGAGTTGAGAGATGGCGAAGATGACCCCAAATGGAGGTACTTTGTCTAA
- a CDS encoding Fe2OG dioxygenase domain-containing protein produces the protein MAQLEIPIIDFSGFYSEDPARKQAVVDQVRQSCLYNGFFQITGHSVPLQQQKQALACAKKFFSLSQAEKDEVSKDKTTWNRGYEMLRSQILEEGTQPELKEGFYIGDDIPKTHPYFVNKKLNSGPNQWPEALGDDLADFKSHSMEYYHSTLKLASDLMRVLALSLDLEETYFSRFLDGAVATMRLLHYPSQPADADEKLTRGIGAHTDFGAITMLLQDKVDGLQVWDQKNNVWIDVPPTEGALVVNLGNLMARWTNEKYKSNVHRVINKSGKERYSIPVFVSGNPDYVVDCIPTCKAPQDPAKFEPATVEQVVSASYAESYGRAQLYKQGLQKTIDSQVKPAGIAAA, from the exons ATGGCTCAGCTCGAGATCCCCATCATTGACTTCTCTG GTTTCTACTCAGAAGATCCCGCCCGCAAGCAGGCGGTTGTGGACCAAGTCCGCCAAAGCTGCCTCTACAATGGCTTCTTCCAGATCACTGGGCACTCTGTGCCTCTGCAGCAGCAAAAGCAAGCCCTTGCTTGCGCCAAGAAGTTCTTCTCCCTGTCACAAGCTGAGAAAGACGAGGTATCCAAGGATAAAACCACTTGGAACCGAGGATACGAGATGCTGCGGTCGCAGATCCTCGAGGAGGGAACCCAGCCTGAGCTGAAGGAGGGGTTCTACATTGGTGATGATATTCCCAAGACTCACCCTTACTTCGTCAACAAGAAGCTTAACAGTGGTCCCAACCAATGGCCTGAGGCTCTCGGTGATGACTTGGCCGATTTCAAGAGCCACAGCATGGAGTATTACCACTCCACTCTCAAGCTGGCATCAGACCTGATGAGGGTGCTTGCCTTGTCTCTTGATCTCGAAGAGACCTACTTTTCCCGTTTCTTGGATGGCGCTGTTGCCACCATGAGGCTGCTTCACTACCCATCCCAGCCAGCCGACGCTGATGAGAAGCTGACTCGAGGAATCGGTGCCCATACCGACTTTGGTGCCATCACCATGCTTCTTCAAGACAAGGTTGATGGTCTGCAAGTCTGGGACCAGAAAAACAATGTCTGGATTGAT GTTCCCCCCACCGAGGGAGCTCTTGTTGTCAACTTGGGCAACTTGATGGCTCGATGGACCAACGAGAAGTACAAGAGCAACGTTCACAGGGTCATCAACAAGTCTGGCAAGGAGCGATACTCGATCCCCGTCTTTGTCTCGGGCAACCCCGACTACGTTGTTGACTGCATTCCCACATGCAAGGCTCCTCAGGACCCTGCCAAGTTTGAGCCCGCCACTGTTGAGCAGGTTGTGTCGGCGTCCTACGCTGAGTCCTATGGCAGGGCCCAACTCTACAAGCAAGGTCTTCAGAAGACCATTGATAGCCAGGTCAAGCCTGCCGGGATCGCTGCTGCATAA
- a CDS encoding Fungal-trans domain-containing protein: MRAKARCTFDSAYARGRVPIIPPAPDVDHGTITIPTSPHLDSGESPSVSAQQAPVTPSTEGADAPIGLQNYSLAPNSLMPSEEAPPVASLQHSPEPSQEDLQGHYIGPASGVSFLLRVQKRLHQAISFSLPGSIFTFGDAPLHPPDFDPSFCMMLPKDDAQHLIDRYFDFAMPTHRFLHRPTIQEWFVEFYDTLGTMRDVSNAPAKIGLLFMVFAHARVYMPEDDRPGPSDLSSRYYLAAEHQLSKESGSIRLTSVQARLLQCYYLLTQSRVNHCWSQFGTVTSLALAIGLNRNKRPGATSGLSQVEVESRRRTFWCAYTLDTYLSMSLGRPRSFHDDDIDTELPACVEDHEITRDHISTSALNRGYSIMLAPLAHMKLARIISKILRSLYSIKPVSASRRAEETERISKGLDEWRAELSRFLDADFFSSSLLVPIFQRQRNVLNLTYYHAIILTHRQSVLNNFARVSQQGVRSSNESSQHEESVKQCLKAAMEIVETIDEITHSRQMFRAFWITAYFAFTAAMVLYIYVIQKWASPFEEYSSYFAAATRCQSHMSSIAEKGSLFERYCLVLEELRTEALRHINRMNPSANGLEGIDTQLQDIGFQNVGLAMDGSPSNETTYTDLIGQGAMDFSALQDSALTDFSGWNQFASMVSSGLGNLDVFLNDDTFRI, encoded by the exons ATGCGGGCAAAGGCCCGTTGCACGTTTGACTCTGCCTATGCAAGGGGCCGAGTGCCCATCATTCCCCCAGCACCAGACGTTGACCATGGGACTATCACTATACCGACCTCGCCTCACTTAGACTCCGGTGAGAGTCCTTCAGTCTCGGCACAACAGGCCCCAGTGACACCAAGCACAGAGGGGGCAGATGCTCCTATAGGCTTGCAGAACTACAGCCTGGCGCCCAATAGTCTCATGCCTTCAGAAGAAGCACCCCCGGTAGCATCTCTGCAGCATTCTCCAGAGCCGTCCCAGGAGGATCTACAGGGACACTATATCGGTCCCGCCTCTGGTGTTTCGTTTCTGCTGAGGGTCCAGAAACGTCTCCATCAAGCGATCTCGTTCTCTTTACCAGGAAGCATCTTCACATTTGGTGATgctcctctccatcctcccGATTTTGATCCGTCTTTTTGCATGATGCTTCCAAAAGACGACGCCCAGCACTTGATAGATCGGTACTTTGACTTTGCGATGCCGACACACCGCTTCCTGCATCGTCCAACAATTCAAGAATGGTTCGTCGAATTTTATGATACCCTGGGTACTATGCGTGATGTGAGCAATGCTCCAGCCAAGATCGGATTGCTGTTTATGGTGTTTGCTCACGCCAGGGTGTACATGCCCGAGGATGACAGGCCTGGCCCATCAGATCTGAG TTCTCGCTACTATCTTGCGGCTGAACACCAACTCTCAAAAGAAAGTGGCTCAATACGTCTCACCAGCGTCCAGGCCCGCCTACTACAATGCTACTACCTCCTAACCCAGTCTCGAGTCAACCATTGTTGGAGCCAGTTTGGTACAGTGACCAGCTTAGCCCTTGCCATCGGTCTGAATCGGAACAAACGTCCCGGTGCAACAAGCGGGCTCAGTCAAGTTGAAGTCGAGAGTCGTCGCCGAACCTTTTGGTGTGCATACACCTTGGACACTTATCTCAGCATGTCTCTGGGCAGGCCGCGGTCATTCCACGATGATGACATTGACACAGAGCTCCCTGCATGTGTTGAAGATCACGAGATAACAAGAGACCACATTAGCACGTCCGCGCTCAACAGGGGGTATTCTATTATGCTAGCTCCTCTCGCGCATATGAA ACTTGCTCGTATCATTAGCAAGATACTCCGCAGCCTGTACTCCATCAAGCCCGTGTCAGCCAGCCGTCGAGCGGAAGAAACAGAACGCATCTCCAAAGGCTTGGACGAGTGGCGAGCCGAGCTTTCCCGATTTCTCGATGCCGACTTTTTTAGTTCGTCCCTCCTAGTTCCAATCTTTCAACGGCAGAGGAATGTTCTAAATTTGACCTACTACcatgccatcatcctcacCCATCGGCAGTCAGTGCTCAACAACTTCGCACGGGTGTCGCAGCAGGGGGTGAGGTCGTCTAACGAGAGTTCTCAACATGAGGAGAGTGTCAAGCAGTGCCTGAAAGCAGCCATGGAGATAGTGGAGACGATTGATGAGATCACGCACAGCCGTCAAATGTTCCGTGCATTCTGG ATCACGGCATACTTTGCCTTTACCGCTGCCATGGTGCTCTACATCTACGTCATCCAGAAATGGGCATCTCCCTTTGAAGAGTATAGCAGCTACTTTGCAGCCGCCACCCGATGCCAATCTCACATGTCTTCCATTGCTGAGAAGGGCTCATTGTTCGAACGCTATTGCCTCGTGTTAGAGGAACTACGCACCGAAGCTTTGCGCCATATCAACCGCATGAACCCGTCGGCCAATGGACTCGAAGGAATCGATACTCAGCTACAGGATATTGGCTTCCAAAACGTGGGACTAGCAATGGACGGCAGCCCCAGCAACGAAACGACCTACACGGACTTGATAGGGCAGGGGGCTATGGACTTTAGCGCTCTTCAGGATTCTGCACTCACTGACTTTTCTGGATGGAATCAGTTCGCTTCTATGGTTT